The Rhizoctonia solani chromosome 4, complete sequence genome contains a region encoding:
- a CDS encoding transporter protein Sec23, whose protein sequence is MAEQLPPGWVSQWDETYQRPLYIQTETGHTQWEPPAEVASHMQQGLHDSQAAPAAHHSKRRQYAAGQSQAYSGAADLPPMQVPNYPDPSAATGPALFTPGLDQSQMQAQAQQYYGQPAPGPVPPAYGQPQPAYGQQMNQMADQFAQMGMGGQKGHALHTVNLIGTYLDPQELSYPPPEIRLPPGACISQSPLANADPSYMRCTVNAIPTTNALLNKSKLPLALVLAPNRSVRATDNDPEVPVITDTVIARCRRCRTYINPYVQFIDGGNRWKCCMCSMSNEVPQLFDWDQARNQPADRWARAELNHAVVEFIAPTEYMVRPPQPPVYTFLIDVSHSAVQSGMVATAARAILESLDRIPNADDRTKVAIIGFDVALHFFSVVPDSTDVTMLVVSDLEDVFLPKPTDLLINLKEARAGIEALLGRLNDMFQDSHAIGSAMGPALQAAYKLIHTIGGKIMVLSSTLPTLGEGALKPREDPKLLGTAKESSLLQPASPFYKTFAIDCSRAQISVDMFLFSNAYTDVASLSCLPHYTSGQTFFYPAFNASRAEDALKFAHEFGEVLGSPIGLEAVMRVRASRGLRMSQFYGNFFVRSTDLLALPAVPLDQSYAIEVQIEENITAPFVVLQTAVLHTTSFGERRIRVVTLALPTTSNVSELYASADQIAIATYLANKAVERSLSSKLEDARDAVTNKLVDILGTYKSTMTAAGSGASAQLSVSENLKFLPMLCLGLLKHVGLRQSAQIPPDLRAYAQALLTTLPSQQLMAYIHPSFYALHNMSPECGTVGEQGIIMPPAMSLTSERFERHGLYLIEDGQNMFLWVGRDAVPQLVMDVFDLPNYEALRGGKQTLPTLDNEFSQRINAVVAKTRVLRRGPYWPHLYVVKEDGEPALRMWALSMLIQDRMDQTPSYAQYISSVKDKTELLSASREESESAKMDYDQEFFGMFDLSPQGFPWTNPQREIIIRRREDEMNGDLFFDELLKLAGIDAHTVYPPRDVRPSIVLHWNDGREKPFAQSKQLPPQFVFVSDAYYLLDVGRAEEAVPYLCDSRVLHEFTSKIMLTLSSIPEPSVASRCLLRFVRVAKPTLASQDDLDIYVNALCYSSITDAWLYQRSLQEGPERERYIHRIVAFCFHPKPRPEPLKTLLSFPFTIYEDRIVKAMALAPPETLSDASVAIFQNMIHVRLIHSGHYSEAIQLDRQFANAGTATGPAVKEAAARRKETLEELMGVIPVVQRRVLEMGIEEQEAEARKGKGPLIHGYANGQTNTDLAMSWEHINGSSSMIIDPVTQSPPRNQSTQPLAVSMTPLTASAAFRQAGSNAAVLKAFVHTSRLEGSPYAKSGSSTPLASMNFNATNSSARSPFARAMSSQRHGSQAAGSPTPSRFARASFGSYQARSTTSTPVSTLNPTTTPGAKPITRPAFNISSGSAGKISASRSLAMPVTENTPSKPFVNPLSSATVNGSGPSARRVTPIKRPFSSSGGPGDRSMSTSAYDENIRSWNGIPVPEQQDIDMDYDDGLDEDFIVQPAYSRPRYNPPEDVSEHEIEHEEHVEEHVEEHEQNQDPGQETEQEEEDHEEEQEQEQEPEPEPELEQSLDPVRSLRNTSRKHKDAPSVSRTSSDAHLPGAFPNSPRMPRSSLAPVEEQESPKKPAARRSTRRVSRANSIAATDDGEDEPKPRRSSRLSHVPESSPPPQSPPRTTKPSSRKSKSGTTKSSTTTRVKTRRQTEVIPEEA, encoded by the exons ATGGCTGAGCAACTCCCCCCGGGCTGGGTATCGCAATG GGACGAAACCTACCAACGGCCGCTTTACATTC AGACTGAAACTGGACACACACAATGGGAGCCACCAGCGGAAGTTGCATCGCACATGCAGCAAGGCCTACATGACTCCCAAGCTGCCCCCGCCGCCCATCATTCCAAACGCCGGCAATATGCTGCTGGTCAGTCTCAAGCGTACTCGGGTGCAGCAGATTTGCCACCTATGCAAGTGCCAAACTATCCCGATCCATCGGCTGCTACAGGTCCAGCTCTCTTTACCCCTGGACTCGACCAATCACAAATGCAAGCCCAAGCCCAGCAGTACTATGGCCAACCTGCGCCAGGTCCAGTCCCGCCCGCATATGGTCAACCTCAGCCAGCATACGGTCAGCAAATGAACCAAATGGCGGACCAATTCGCACAGATGGGCATGGGCGGGCAAAAGGGT CATGCACTCCATACAGTCAATCTCATTGGTACCTATCTCGACCCCCAAGAGCTTTCATATCCACCGCCCGAGATTCGGCTTCCGCCTGGCGCATGCATCTCTCAGTCACCTCTCGCCAATGCTGACCCCTCCTACATGCGCTGCACTGTGAATGCTATTCCCACCACCAACGCGCTTTTGAACAAGTCCAAACTTCCCCTTGCTCTAGTTCTTGCCCCGAATCGTTCCGTTCGCGCGACAGACAATGATCCTGAAGTACCGGTGATAACCGATACAGTTATCGCCCGCTGCCGTCGATGCCGCACATACATCAACCCCTATGTACAGTTTATCGACGGTGGCAATCGTTGGAAGTGTTGCATGTGCTCCATGAGCAACGAAGTTCCCCAACTATTTGACTGGGACCAAGCTCGTAATCAACCCGCCGATCGATGGGCCCGTGCCGAACTAAATCATGCTGTCGTCGAGTTCATTGCTCCAACCGAATACATGGTCCGACCGCCTCAACCACCTGTGTACACGTTCTTAATCGATGTGTCACACAGTGCAGTACAATCTGGGATGGTAGCAACAGCAGCTCGTGCAATCTTAGAGTCATTAGATAGGATACCAAATGCAGATGACCGGACCAAGGTCGCAATTATTGGATTCGATGTAGCACTCCATTTCTTCAGCGTTGTG CCCGATTCGACTGACGTTACAATGCTGGTTGTCTCCGATTTGGAAGACGTCTTCCTGCCCAAGCCAACTGACTTGCTTATTAATTTGAAGGAGGCTCGGGCTGGTATTGAGGCGCTTCTCGGCCGCCTCAACGATATGTTCCAGGACTCGCATGCCATTGGAAGCGCGATGGGTCCAGCTCTCCAAGCCGCTTACAAGCTTATA CATACTATTGGTGGAAAGATCATGGTGTTGTCTTCCACTTTACCTACTCTGGGCGAAGGTGCTCTCAAGCCCCGTGAAGATCCTAAGTTATTGGGAACCGCGAAG GAATCGAGTCTACTTCAACCAGCATCACCGTTCTACAAGACCTTTGCGATTGATTGCTCGCGTGCCCAAATTTCAGTTGATATGTTCTTGTTCAGCAATGCATACACTGACGTTGCATCTTTGA GCTGCTTGCCTCACTATACGTCTGGTCAAACCTTTTTCTACCCGGCTTTCAATGCCAGTCGGGCTGAGGACGCACTAAAGTTTGCTCATGAGTTTGGGGAAGTGCTTGGTAGCCCGATTGGCTTAGAGGCCGTCATGCGCGTTCGCGCATCTCGAG GTCTCCGTATGTCACAATTCTACGGAAACTTCTTCGTACGCTCGACGGATTTGCTCGCTCTTCCGGCTGTCCCTCTTGACCAATCGTACGCAATTGAGGTCCAAATAGAAGAAAATATTACCGCACCATTTGTAGTTTTGCAGACTGCAGTCTTACATACAACATCATTCG GCGAGCGCCGTATTCGTGTCGTTACCCTCGCTCTCCCCACAACATCTAATGTATCCGAGTTGTACGCGTCAGCCGACCAGATTGCGATTGCTACCTACCTTGCCAACAAGGCAGTTGAGCGATCTCTGTCTTCGAAATTAGAAGATGCTCGTGACGCAGTAACGAACAAACTTGTTGACATTCTAGGTACATATAAGAGTACAATGACTGCAGCGGGAAGTGGCGCGAGTGCCCAGCTTTCCGTGTCTGAGAATCTCAAGTTCTTGCCAATGTTGTGTCTGGGATTGTTGAAGCAT GTCGGTTTGAGACAAAGTGCCCAGATTCCACCCGATCTACGTGCGTATGCTCAAGCGTTATTGACAACGCTTCCGTCTCAGCAATTAATGGCATATATCCACCCATCGTTTTATGCACTACACAATATGAGTCCCGAG TGCGGGACAGTAGGCGAGCAAGGGATTATCATGCCTCCTGCCATGAGCCTCACTAGCGAGCGTTTCGAGCGACACGGTCTCTACTTGATCGAGGACGGCCAGAACATGTTCCTCTGGGTCGGCCGCGATGCAGTGCCTCAGCTCGTCATGGACGTATTCGACCTGCCTAACTACGAAGCCCTACGAGGCGGCAAG CAAACCCTGCCGACACTGGACAACGAGTTCTCTCAGCGGATCAACGCCGTGGTCGCCAAGACTCGTGTGCTTAGACGGGGACCGTACTGGCCGCACCTATACGTGGTGAAGGAGGATGGAGAGCCTGCGCTGAGGATGTGGGCACTGAGCATGTTGATCCAAGACCGCATGGACCAGACTCCGAGCTACGCTCAGTACATATCTTCAGTCAAGGATAAG ACTGAGCTACTCAGTGCCAGCAGGGAGGAGAGCGAATCAGCTAAAATGGATTAT GACCAAGAGTTTTTTGGGATGTTCGACTTGTCTCCTCAAGGATTTCCCTGGACCAATCCCCAACGGGAGATCATCATTCGTCGAAGAGAGGATGAGATGAATGGCGACTTGTTCTTCGATGAGTTATTGAAACTTGCTGGCATCGATGCGCACACTGTATATCCCCCACGCGATGTCCGACCTTCCATCGTCTT ACACTGGAACGATGGCAGGGAGAAACCATTCGCGCAGAGCAAGCAGCTCCCTCCACAGTTTGTGTTTGTTTCAGACGCGTATTATTTACTGGACGTGGGCCGGGCTGAG GAGGCTGTTCCCTACCTGTGTGATAGCCGAGTTCTGCATGAATTTACAAGCAAGATAATGTTGACGCTCTCGTCTATTCCGGAGCCATCAGTAGCGTCCCGGTGCTTGCTGCGCTTTGTTCGCGTTGCCAAACCCACACTTGCTAGCCAGGATGACCTCGACATATATGTCAACGCTCTCTGTTATTCCAGCATCACAGACGCTTGGCTGTATCAGAGGTCCCTTCAGGAAGGTCCTGAACGGGAACGCTACATTCATAGGATAGTTGCTTTCTGCTTCCATC ccAAGCCTCGCCCAGAACCTTTGAAAACGTTACTCAGTTTTCCTTTTACGATTTATGAGGATCGTATAGTGAAAGCGATGGCTCTAGCCCCTCCTGAAACTCTTTCAGACGCATCGGTCGCTATTTTCCAAAACATGATTCACGTCCGACTCATTCATTCAGGTCACTACAGCGAAGCAATTCAACTGGATCGTCAGTTCGCCAATGCGGGAACAGCCACTGGACCAGCGGTCAAAGAGGCCGCAGCTCGTCGGAAAGAAACACTGGAGGAGCTCATGGGAGTCATACCTGTGGTGCAGCGCCGTGTCTTGGAGATGGGCATCGAGGAGCAAGAGGCAGAGGCTCGGAAGGGTAAAGGTCCACTCATTCACGGCTACGCCAATGGACAAACTAATACCGACCTGGCGATGTCGTGGGAGCACATTAACGGTTCAAGTTCGATGATAATAGACCCCGTGACGCAATCGCCCCCTCGTAACCAATCTACCCAGCCGTTGGCAGTTTCTATGACTCCTCTAACAGCTTCAGCTGCCTTCCGCCAAGCTGGTTCGAATGCAGCCGTTCTAAAAGCATTTGTCCATACTTCGCGCCTTGAGGGATCCCCTTACGCTAAATCTGGAAGCTCAACACCTCTGGCATCCATGAATTTCAATGCTACAAATTCGAGTGCTCGCAGTCCCTTCGCCCGTGCCATGTCATCTCAGAGGCATGGTTCTCAAGCTGCTGGAAGCCCTACACCGTCCCGTTTCGCTCGGGCATCATTTGGCTCTTACCAGGCTCGCAGCACTACTTCGACTCCCGTATCCACGCTGAATCCAACTACCACACCAGGAGCCAAACCAATCACACGCCCTGCCTTCAACATTTCCAGTGGTTCTGCGGGGAAGATATCTGCATCGCGGTCACTGGCGATGCCTGTCACAGAAAACACCCCTTCGAAGCCCTTTGTCAACCCATTGTCCAGCGCAACAGTCAATGGCTCTGGTCCGTCCGCACGGCGCGTTACACCAATCAAACGCCCCTTCTCTAGTTCAGGAGGGCCTGGCGATCGGTCTATGTCTACCTCAGCATATGATGAGAATATTCGCAGTTGGAATGGCATTCCTGTTCCTGAACAACAAGACATTGACATGGATTACGACGATGGGCTTGATGAAGATTTTATTGTTCAACCAGCATATTCTCGGCCCCGATACAATCCTCCAGAAGACGTGTCTGAGCATGAAATTGAGCATGAAGAACACGTGGAAGAACACGTAGAAGAACACGAGCAAAATCAAGATCCTGGTCAAGAGACAGAgcaggaggaagaagatcaTGAAGAGGAGCAAGAACAAGAGCAAGAGCCTGAACCTGAACCTGAACTAGAGCAGAGCCTAGACCCTGTCCGCTCGTTACGAAATACCTCCCGGAAACATAAGGATGCGCCCTCTGTTTCGAGAACATCATCGGATGCTCACCTACCTGGCGCCTTCCCGAATTCACCTCGGATGCCGCGCTCGAGCCTCGCCCCTGTTGAGGAACAGGAGTCTCCGAAAAAACCCGCTGCTCGCCGCTCCACGCGACGTGTTTCGCGTGCAAATAGCATTGCTGCGACGGACGATGGAGAGGATGAACCAAAACCCAGACGGTCAAGTCGGCTTTCTCATGTTCCCGAATCGTCTCCGCCCCCGCAATCTCCTCCCCGCACTACAAAACCATCTTCGCGTAAATCAAAATCTGGAACAACGAAATCTTCAACCACCACTAGAGTAAAGACTAGGCGCCAAACAGAGGTCATCCCGGAAGAGGCGTAA
- a CDS encoding helix loop helix DNA-binding domain protein → MNSSNPLEMSRQADEMPDLNLDFPNFDLFVATGDPNNAASNQMQMDSLSGPHSTHPSPMLNPIPDHTQGYTPAERVESAPKPDSSTTARIMGCPPPAPHVPVGYQGLITPVSSTELRPVVYDPNLVSSALGNHADLYRSLLSPAMTPLNGCGIHPSPFPQTHHGTPTDFLSPLTSPAIQPSPNPRLSFAQGTASAIPSPAQKSFPPLPSPSFGPSRSKRSATSDVEAVRKRASPLVKPTPPSKAATSAKRTPRTRPRGDSVIQPRASPLPSPHPSGTIEPVGDLPNSTPSPVDLSATFSMPPPAVPIARSSPGQEVDTIMEQPESADATPAASTNGSPSLAPVTPASLMNLGHNATQPTGLRHGPDGPQLGTSDLPSETASASRDATTSSKKDKTKEANHVFKVPKGKVAIPKAGTSVRQSPAILPMISPAIKSGLTAEAIAHLSTKSNYQNTLEGRAVALGINPSSSNSSYGPDGRKTSHKAAEQKRRDSLKAGFDDLRLLLPPITLSACAELDPGAAPPRGPPRNVPGGEDNPNRAVSKLALLRFSNEWIVKLGRRVERRDSAIEELKKEIQMLREQLGPNADLPPGCDLDANIDAIEEDNEENKSARMASRPTEKLKSQVAAIAEHDEEDGEEAD, encoded by the exons ATGAACTCCTCCAATCCGCTGGAGATGTCCCGACAAGCGGATGAAATGCCCGATTTAAACCTCGATTTTCCAAATTTCGACCTATTTGTCGCTACAGGAGATCCTAATAATGCAGCCAGCAACCAAATGCAGATGGATTCCCTCTCAGGACCCCACTCAACACACCCGTCTCCGATGCTTAACCCTATCCCAGATCACACCCAAGGATATA CGCCGGCTGAACGAGTTGAATCAGCTCCAAAACCGGATTCTTCAACAACAG CTCGAATTATGGGCTGCCCACCCCCGGCCCCCCATGTACCAGTTGGGTACCAGGGCTTAATAACACCTG TATCAAGCACTGAACTTAGGCCTGTGGTATACGATCCAAACTTAGTTTCATCAGCTCTTGGCAATCATGCA GATCTATACCGTTCATTACTCTCTCCTGCTATGACCCCACTTAATGGGTGCGGCATCCACCCCTCGCCCTTTCCACAGACCCATCATGGAACCCCCACGGATTTTCTATCTCCCTTGACTTCACCCGCTATTCAGCCCTCTCCCAACCCCCGTCTATCATTTGCCCAAGGCACAGCATCTGCGATCCCATCCCCAGCTCAAAAAAGCTTCCCACCACTGCCATCTCCTTCATTTGGGCCCTCAAGATCAAAGCGCTCTGCAACGTCTGATGTAGAAGCCGTCCGTAAACGTGCCTCTCCGCTCGTTAAGCCCACTCCTCCATCCAAGGCAGCGACTAGTGCCAAACGTACACCCCGCACGCGGCCACGTGGTGACAGTGTTATTCAGCCCCGCGCTTCTCCACTCCCGAGCCCCCACCCATCTGGGACGATCGAGCCGGTCGGAGACCTCCCGAACTCGACACCATCGCCTGTTGACCTATCTGCGACCTTTTCGATGCCCCCGCCGGCCGTACCTATAGCACGCAGCTCTCCTGGCCAGGAGGTAGATACTATTATGGAACAACCGGAGAGTGCAGATGCCACACCTGCCGCCAGCACTAATGGAAGCCCTTCGTTAGCGCCTGTCACTCCTGCATCGCTAATGAATCTTGGTCACAATGCGACACAGCCAACCGGGCTCCGACACGGCCCGGATGGCCCTCAGTTGGGCACTAGCGACCTTCCCTCAGAGACGGCCAGCGCGTCAAGGGATGCGACCACTTCGAGTAAGAAAGATAAGACAAAAGAAGCCAACCATGTTTTCAAAGTGCCAAAGGGGAAGGTTGCGATACCCAAGGCAGGAACGAGCGTGCGCCAAAGCCCTGCGATTCTACCGATGATTAGTCCAGCCATCAAGTCAG GTCTTACAGCCGAGGCCATCGCGCATTTATCTACCAAATCCAACTACCAAAATACACTCGAAGGGCGTGCCGTGGCACTTGGAATTAATCCTTCTAGCAGTAACTCCTCTTACGGCCCAGATGGACGCAAAACATCTCATAAAGCGGCTGAACAAAAACGTCGAGATTCACTGAAGGCTGGCTTTGATGACCTGCGTCTCCTTTTACCTCCTATCACCCTTTCAGCCTGTGCAGAACTTGACCCTGGTGCTGCACCTCCGCGCGGGCCACCACGGAACGTCCCGGGCGGAGAAGATAACCCTAATCGTGCAGTAAGCAAACTTGCGTTACTTAGGTTTTCTAACGAGTGGATCGTCAAGCTTGGCCGACGGGTTGAACGTCGGGACAGTGCTATTGAAGAACTCAAAAAAGAAATTCAAATGTTGAGAGAACAGCTGGGACCCAATGCGGATTTGCCACCAGGGTGCGATTTAGATGCAAACATTGATGCTATAGAAGAGGACAACGAAGAGAATAAATCAGCAAGGATGGCATCTCGACCAACTGAGAAATTAAAATCACAAGTGGCTGCAATCGCAGAGCATGACGAGGAAGATGGTGAAGAAGCTGATTGA